In Plasmodium malariae genome assembly, chromosome: 11, the following proteins share a genomic window:
- the PmUG01_11036000 gene encoding conserved Plasmodium protein, unknown function: MNIFDEKYYKKVSDDEMNYVKEKLKSKNENSLHYIDPILENIYNKTIKEQQINFSNTKDDKNTYYKKESDKKYIYDKNTDIRNYEDHISKKKKRAFTLGAIDGIGGISILNAPLINPENARIDPPILQLPSATNLIKNVHVRVNFDKNIDKSYKYRTQNSNKDIMKNMKPLYSLPEKVMTYYMYDNSKGEADKWSSTKSKKKWESTKNRCNNLDRQKWKHKVDNLKDVVKDESEGRTADGEKQEGKMEEEEGEVKEEEEDMMGEGKSKAIGEAEVEAVLVLEDRLRNKEKKNPSRNEELICALKDKTGNMFSEEKKIKSCEIPNNSSNNSVYIKENNTPFSKTSLVKKVYQNKQFNNVNSNYKEGSPFSENVVTLQNNNNYDEQLDINNDQLKIFEANKIMSSTLINALKVLAHDVSF; this comes from the coding sequence atgaacatattcgatgaaaaatattataaaaaagtaagtGACGATGAAATGAATTATGTAAAGGAAAAactaaaaagtaaaaatgaaaatagttTACATTACATAGACCCAATTttggaaaatatttataacaaaaCAATAAAAGAACAACAGATCAATTTCAGTAACACAAAGGATGATAAGAacacatattataaaaaggaaagtgataaaaagtatatatacgATAAAAACACAGATATAAGAAACTATGAAGACCAtatttcgaaaaaaaaaaaaagagcattCACTTTAGGTGCTATAGACGGAATAGGTGGTATTAGTATACTAAATGCTCCTTTAATAAACCCAGAAAATGCAAGGATAGATCCTCCTATTTTACAATTACCATCAGCAAcaaatttgataaaaaatgtgCACGTAAGAgtaaattttgataaaaatattgacaagtcatataaatatagaactcaaaatagtaataaggatattatgaaaaatatgaaaccTTTATATTCGCTTCCTGAAAAGGTTATGACTTATTACATGTATGATAATTCTAAAGGGGAAGCAGATAAATGGAGTTCCacaaaaagcaaaaaaaaatgggaaagtACAAAAAATCGTTGTAATAATTTGGATAGGCAAAAATGGAAGCATAAAGTGGACAACCTAAAGGATGTAGTAAAGGATGAATCAGAGGGAAGAACAGCGGACGGAGAAAAACAGGAGGGGAAGATGGAAGAAGAGGAAGGAGAGGTgaaagaagaagaggaagataTGATGGGAGAAGGAAAAAGCAAAGCTATAGGAGAAGCAGAAGTAGAAGCTGTGCTAGTACTGGAGGATAGGCTAAGGaacaaggaaaaaaaaaacccaTCTAGAAACGAAGAATTAATATGCGCCTTAAAAGACAAGACAGGAAATATGTTTTCCgaagagaagaaaataaagagcTGTGAAATACCAaacaatagtagtaataacagtgtatatataaaagaaaataatacgCCATTCTCAAAAACCAGTTTGGTAAAAAAGGTTTACcaaaataaacaattcaACAATGTAAATAGTAATTATAAGGAAGGCAGTCCTTTCTCAGAAAATGTTGTTacattacaaaataataataattatgacgAACAGttagatataaataatgatcaacttaaaatatttgaagcaaataaaataatgtcgTCAACGTTAATTAATGCCCTTAAAGTATTAGCTCATGATGTTTCCTTTTAA
- the PmUG01_11036100 gene encoding protein DJ-1, putative: MSGKKTALVVVASGSEDVEYITTVDVLRRANISVTTASVEETEKVCLQSKNVVLADTLIGKVRSNTYDVIVIPGGMKGSNAISDCVAVIEMLKEQKQSNRLYAAICAAPETVFHRHSLIDDVEAVAYPSFESDFKHIGKGRVCVSKNCVTSVGPGSAVEFALKIVELLLSRDAALKLASGFLLHPSVTF; the protein is encoded by the exons ATGAGTGGAAAAAAAACCGCTTTAGTTGTAGTG gcTTCGGGATCGGAGGATGTAGAATATATTACAACAGTCGATGTTCTAAGAAGAGCTA atATCAGCGTAACAACAGCATCTGTAGAAGAAACAGAAAAAGTGTGCCTTCAATCAAAAAATGTCGTTCTCGCGGATACATTAATTGGTAAGGTTAGAAGTAATACTTATGATGTAATAGTAATTCCAGGTGGAATGAAAGGATCAAATGCAATATCAGATTGTGTAGCTGTTATTGAAATgttaaaagaacaaaaacaaaGTAATAGACTTTATGCAGCTATATGTGCTGCACCAGAAACTGTCTTTCATCGTCATTCCCTAATTGATGATGTTGAGGCAGTTGCGTATCCATCGTTTGAGAGTGACTTTAAACATATTGGTAAAGGAAGAGTGTGTGTTTCGAAAAATTGCGTAACATCTGTAGGACCAGGATCTGCTGTTGAATTTGCACTGAAAATAGTAGAATTGCTATTAAGTAGAGACGCTGCACTAAAACTTGCAAGCGGTTTTCTTTTGCATCCCTCTgttacattttaa
- the TIM22 gene encoding mitochondrial import inner membrane translocase subunit TIM22, putative, whose translation MNLNNNSNNGSSYNNRSNNNIILSDKYINLNILKKGEELNDQEKLFLKVHTYLNEGIIPKCIGMGIGGGFVGILIGAFFFSMQPSNIDYTLSYKEQLKEQFCLFKQSIKNSCVNFAKIGFLFSFYENSLQKMRAANDITNTLYSGCLTGATISYKKGLPSMISGCASFAAFSAVIEKLQKSKKF comes from the coding sequence atgaatttaaataataatagtaataatggGAGCAGTTACAACAATAGGAGTAATAACAACATCATATTAAGtgacaaatatataaatttaaatattttaaaaaagggaGAAGAGCTAAATGATCAAGAGAAACTATTCTTAAAAGTTCATACTTACCTAAATGAAGGAATTATTCCTAAATGTATTGGAATGGGTATTGGTGGTGGATTTGTAGGTATTTTAATTGGTGCATTCTTTTTTAGTATGCAGCCAAGTAATATAGATTATACTTTAAGTTATAAAGAACAACTGAAGGAGCaattttgtttgtttaaacagtcaataaaaaatagttgtGTCAATTTTGCTAAAATaggatttttattttcattttatgaGAATTCTTTACAAAAAATGAGAGCAGCAAATGATATAACGAATACGCTATATTCAGGTTGCTTAACAGGTGCTACTATATCTTATAAAAAAGGGTTACCTTCGATGATTAGTGGATGCGCTAGTTTTGCAGCTTTTTCCGCTGTTATTGAAAAGTTGCAAAagtcaaaaaaattttaa
- the RNF5 gene encoding E3 ubiquitin-protein ligase RNF5, putative (unknown EC number: 6.3.2.19), with product MNERDEEYDSLYDVIYDYDINEEFINDNNNNNSRIKSVNCDIKDKLINEKKLNSEYVLIENKYNVYNGVNNEKIIKEDELQKEEKINTLSSHELGYNFTYAQNTEKNAKEHNARFHDATANLKKNEVIIVNSIDFKKEEESTLLFKKNNIQSNSNYSSNNNGNNDKLNVNNDNICENNSIHYENVLNEGERILNGNEEIMNIKKNKTELIDRGGRGFDNMSEKTCEKEKCYADYNEETVLHQNKPSVHMNSEHSSYDINGKNFDGTINGKNSIGEDYRKEKRELAEQDDVHVVHNDNNNNNCYYDNDIGVKNDGLSKKCEPVILNENIYNYEKYSEGCTENSQQDISGKQKNDTDEKMNTKQDEKKYCNNNNSNNNSNNNNSNNCSNNSSNNSSNNSNNNNNCTYGENKTKEENANKNTTQENEGRCTYECNICFDDVRDPVVTKCGHLFCWMCLCAWIKKNNDCPVCKAEVSRENVIPLYGRGKNSNEHKYTKFEEPRPTPKRKGVRRNNNNYSNNLGLRASFGVWVNPFSFGMSYANMSEESFFYESRNENRRSHIETYQAEAASSFFFFLGFFLSLYILFYSS from the coding sequence atgaatgaaagAGATGAAGAATATGATTCGCTCTACGATGTTATATATGATTATGATATTAATGaagaatttataaatgataataataataataatagcagaATTAAATCTGTAAATTGtgatataaaagataaattaataaatgagaaaaagTTAAATTCCGAATATGTATTGATagagaataaatataatgtatataatggagtaaataatgaaaaaataatcaaaGAAGACGAATTgcaaaaagaagaaaaaataaatacactATCGTCACACGAATTAggttataattttacttacGCTCAgaatacagaaaaaaatgcaaaagaGCATAATGCACGGTTCCATGATGCTACAgcaaatttaaagaaaaacgaAGTTATCATTGTGAATAGTATCGattttaaaaaggaagaagaaagtactttattattcaaaaaaaataatatacagagtaatagtaattatagtagtaataataatggaaataaTGACAagttaaatgtaaataatgataatatatgtgAAAATAACAGTATACATTatgaaaatgtattaaatgaGGGAGAAAGAATTCTTAACGGAAATGAAGAGattatgaatattaaaaaaaataagacaGAACTGATTGATAGAGGGGGAAGAGGTTTTGATAATATGTCAGAGAAGACAtgtgaaaaggaaaaatgttACGCAGATTATAATGAAGAAACAGTACTTCATCAGAACAAACCATCAGTTCATATGAATAGCGAACATAGTTCTTATGAtattaatggaaaaaattttgatgGCACAATTAATGGCAAAAATAGTATAGGTGAAGATTACCGTAAGGAGAAACGGGAATTAGCGGAACAAGATGATGTTCATGTTGTccataatgataataataataataattgttattATGATAATGATATTGGGGTAAAAAATGATGgtttaagtaaaaaatgcGAACCTGTGATAttgaatgaaaatatatataattatgaaaaatattcagAAGGTTGTACAGAGAATAGTCAACAAGACATAAGTgggaaacaaaaaaatgatacagatgaaaaaatgaatacgaaacaggatgaaaaaaaatattgtaacaataacaatagtaataacaacagcaataataataatagtaataactgcagtaataacagtagtaataacagtagtaataatagtaataataataataattgtacgtatggagaaaataaaacgaaagaGGAAAACGCAAATAAAAACACTACACAAGAAAATGAAGGCAGATGTACATATGAATGTAATATTTGTTTTGATGATGTGAGAGACCCTGTAGTAACAAAATGTGGTCATTTGTTTTGTTGGATGTGCCTTTGTGcatggataaaaaaaaataatgattgTCCTGTGTGCAAAGCAGAAGTATCAAGAGAAAATGTTATTCCATTGTATggaagaggaaaaaatagtaatgaaCACAAATACACAAAATTTGAAGAACCTAGACCAACTCCCAAACGAAAAGGTGTTAgaaggaataataataattactcTAATAATTTAGGCTTAAGGGCATCATTTGGTGTTTGGGTAAACCCTTTTTCTTTCGGTATGTCCTACGCAAACATGTCTGAAGAATCTTTCTTTTATGAAAGTAGGAACGAAAATAGAAGATCCCATATAGAAACGTATCAAGCAGAAGCTgcttcttcctttttcttttttttaggattttttctttccttatatattttgttttattcttcctaa
- the PmUG01_11036400 gene encoding troponin c-like protein, putative: MEELTHEVELTSLFNKISEGSKTINSKSAMEIIYKMGYVPSKEDIDGFIHDTSGICSLSSIIKFCKKLKTSKCSTEGLIDLFMNYDLDKSGKISKEKFKLLFTTVGSKLSNKEIDIIIGELCDNEQLIDYKEFLNKLLLQ, translated from the exons ATGGAG GAACTCACTCATGAAGTTGAATTAACTTCTCTTTTCAATAAGATATCA GAAGGATCCAAGACAATTAATTCAAAGAGTGCAATggaaataatatacaaaatg gGTTATGTTCCTTCAAAAGAAGACATAGATGGGTTTATTCATGATACAAGCG GTATTTGCTCTTTGTCTAGTATAATAAAGTTCTGCAAGAAACTCAAGACGTCTAAGTGCTCCACAGAGGGCTTAATAGATCTATTTATGAACTATGATCTAGAT aaatcagGTAAAATTTCGaaggaaaaatttaaattattgtttaCTACTGTTGGTTCGAAGCTATCGAATAAGGAAATAGACATAATCATCGG TGAGTTGTGCGATAATGAACAACTAATAGATTACAAGGAATTTTTAAacaa gcTATTACTTCAATGA
- the PmUG01_11036500 gene encoding ankyrin-repeat protein, putative has product MKSVEYYNDSTAKGSETKEDDVNKYILNKLRLIFNNDIKSLSQDEDNELNKNENEKENYERGHNENANDISRIVVMNTINNTAKKSSISVIKRNNANVEDINSANTVDLSNANTTEKNSLNIVIGNNKTTIAEQNNLNVSDKNCTNVADKSSTNAEDNKYKNDADRKCSNEADRKCSNDADRKCSNDADKKCTNDTVKSMPNTPDRSYPDISDKNHLNIVDINDTSVAENNDLTSSIEKDGNNSLAQLKRESAIEKTNSISINDLFKLNSDAYLNIDGTLKKGNLSEIFMNENNLNIIINKKNEKWKRYIKCIEPFLDVHTIINLSQTCKYFYKRKYRVWNNRLIFNSYLGYNPKIIYEYVFPRIYKHIHRSVRRRLCLDFTLCTLIKDITVANVLNQIYNFDSLNTKHLFIYNLQEIYFDYCHHLTDKTLEVLAQTRLPSLKTLSIKCVRNKYLTCAPLTVMLKKSNWPVFTNFICSFSNAWLEPIFIVSNFIINRANNQNHLIYHKLKNLRKTLENMKTFDNSVISSSANDESNRKVINENNKYNMMSLQSCIDGTHIDRTNLIDYTAVLNNKNNNGSGSNNNISGMNNNVDGSNINVGGSNINIGGSNNNSNRKKLKSVLNSETECSISQSETNNNFSLFNNFFYNTMKHFGYSTKVQNNFNQKDYNNFSKNAFQNKKSDTHIAALSSSTPNNTNTKNDHEKCLNKSAHLEAEYNLLHVHDNMHEKKDIFDEFLLGEYASTYNNSNNNSNSKERNNNFLNNFENNYFTTKCDQNGVNGKYEKREKEDSNEEKKEIVYKVSIRSNSTDNMNSSASFGRRQINEHSKRKSEDKGFHEYFDEEKKIRKIRKNEEKTNDKRNDEDSFHVERSNDNNTANKLKENNLLPNHEVEEKSKRKKKLEKQNIDDNGNDNSNENSNDYNNNYNNHNNNNNNHNNNNHNNNHNHNSISSNNNNHNHNNNNNSISSNNNKKSTRVNNKKTKLLTAENIFCMNILHNNMNTFDEEEEDEDEEDEEKNLNKCRCNGKNCIYLTDEINFKCNCEDCPFANGYKNLITVDDPYIQSHFVQPNLDILGSWGSKCFLESIGLDIYVKGYSVALKNENIKICVKLSKKIQEELYDLSKSEKYKNNNLVYLLRNKGSELLSNTPLTIETDEIGGIDVWTLPISLAISKKNRYLFYLVLKGGAKVDIWDYLGKSPLYIACENECKEFVEVLLEERRKRKKKNNIIQYCYKSPATTDKDSTHGDNANKDSNRDTNKDPNKDTNKDPNRDTNKDSNREENEEINKNEGSNNVTLSSSTERYEYNDRNSNAERNSSKCINEDHNGNPEERKKDRTHEKGTMSKECVQETFNEKRNSHEMNSVVNERESTTYEFDASKLDAIKKNDNCNTICVCPYGNMCDSYYVTYPIDIENGYIPLNIAIKKKNFSIVSSLVKSGENLNIICPYVRDYKSPLYLACENNISEIIQLLLENKADPNWCYHNKFTPILLAYNLNKAWVNHFIDAGAGEKVCNRHILTEVLSCAIFKNDLSTVQLLLKKYPQLLQKGHNLWSLPFIQAAKLERLNILKYLYSLKKDIINQFDSNIVLSPIHAAAEEGNIDILKFLLENDVNINLTNKFHQNALHIACLENQEKVVQLLLCHNIDVNCKDNINGECPLMICIRTRNEKLAQLILNESKNINYNLTNIHGETSLIYSIFYGLYDIADILMTRGADVSVRDINGDKSYNVACERVLSHRTCKRVLKKFLKLYRSQNKNFLPKKNKINKKNKFYQSYQSINQSFLSIFRIKKEKQKKKAISYSIDDARVH; this is encoded by the coding sequence ATGAAGAGTGTTGAATATTACAATGATTCAACCGCGAAAGGAAGTGAGACAAAAGAAGatgatgtaaataaatatattctgaATAAATTacgtttaatttttaataatgatatCAAATCCTTATCTCAAGATGAGgataatgaattaaataagaacgaaaatgaaaaagaaaattatgaaagaGGGCATAATGAAAATGCTAATGACATTAGCAGAATTGTAGTTATGAATACAATTAATAATACTGCTAAAAAAAGCAGCATAAGtgttataaaaagaaataatgcAAATGTAGAAGATATAAATAGTGCGAACACAGTCGATTTAAGTAATGCAAATACGACAGAAAAGAATAGTTTAAATATTGTTAttggaaataataaaacaacgATTGCTGAACAGAATAATCTTAACGTTTCCGATAAAAATTGTACAAATGTTGCTGATAAGAGCAGTACAAATGCTGAGGATAATAAATACAAGAATGATGCTGATAGAAAATGCTCGAATGAAGCTGATAGAAAATGCTCGAATGATGCTGATAGAAAATGCTCAAATGATGCCGATAAAAAATGTACTAATGATACAGTTAAAAGTATGCCAAATACCCCTGATAGAAGTTACCCTGATATTAGCGATAAAAACCATCTTAACATTGTAGACATAAACGACACAAGTGTTGCCGAGAATAATGATTTAACAAGTTCCATAGAAAAAGATGGCAACAACAGTTTAGCTCAATTAAAAAGGGAAAGTGCTATAGAAAAAACGAATAGTATAAGTATTAAcgatttatttaaattaaattcgGATGCATATCTAAATATTGATGGTACACTAAAGAAAGGGAATTTATctgaaatatttatgaatgaaaataatttaaatataattattaataaaaaaaacgaaaaatggaaaagatatataaaatgcatTGAACCCTTTTTAGATGTACATACAATTATTAACCTAAGTCaaacatgtaaatatttctACAAAAGGAAATATAGAGTATGGAATAAtagattaatatttaatagttATTTAGGGTATAACCCTAagattatatatgaatatgtattCCCTAGAATTTATAAGCATATTCATAGATCTGTTAGAAGAAGACTTTGCCTAGATTTTACTTTGTGTACATTGATAAAAGATATTACTGTGGCAAATGTATTAAACCAGATATACAATTTTGATTCGTTAAATAcaaaacatttatttatatataatttacaagaaatttattttgattattGTCATCATTTAACAGATAAAACGTTAGAAGTGTTAGCACAAACGAGGTTACCATCGTTAAAGACGTTAAGTATAAAATGTGTTAGGAACAAATATTTAACTTGTGCTCCTTTAACAGTAATGCTAAAAAAGAGTAACTGGCCTGTctttacaaattttatttgttcctTCTCGAATGCTTGGCTAGAACCCATATTTATAgtttctaattttattattaatagagCGAATAATCAgaatcatttaatttatcacAAACTAAAAAATTTGCGTAAGACTCTTGAAAACATGAAAACTTTTGATAACTCAGTAATTTCATCATCTGCGAACGATGAAAGTAATAGGAAAGTAATTaacgaaaataataaatataatatgatgAGTTTACAAAGTTGCATAGACGGAACACATATAGATAGAACCAACCTAATAGATTATACTGCAGTCctgaacaataaaaataataatggtagcggtagcaataataatatcagtggtatgaataataatgttGATGGTAGCAATATTAATGTTGGTGGTAGCAATATTAACATTGGCggtagcaataataatagtaataggaAAAAGTTGAAATCAGTCCTAAATAGTGAAACAGAGTGTAGTATTAGTCAGTCAGAAACGAACAATAATTTTAGTTTATTTAATAACTTCTTTTATAACACTATGAAACATTTTGGTTATTCTACAAAggtacaaaataattttaatcaaaaagattataataatttttcgaAAAATGCTTTTCAGAATAAAAAATCTGACACACATATAGCCGCATTAAGTTCAAGTACACCAAATAATACgaatacaaaaaatgatCATGAGAAATGCTTGAACAAGTCAGCACATTTGGAAGCagaatataatttgttaCATGTACACGACAATATGCATGAGAAGAAGGATATATTTGATGAATTTTTATTGGGGGAATACGCAtcaacatataataatagtaataataatagtaatagtaaagaaaggaacaataattttttaaataattttgagaataattattttactacCAAGTGCGATCAAAATGGGGTAAATGGTAAGTAcgaaaaaagggaaaaggaGGACTCTAATGAGGAAAAGAAGGAAATTGTTTACAAGGTTAGTATCAGAAGTAATAGCACTGATAACATGAACAGCAGTGCAAGCTTTGGTCGACGTCAGATAAATGAACACAGTAAGAGAAAAAGTGAGGATAAAGGATTCCATGAATATTTTgatgaagaaaagaaaattcgtaaaattaggaaaaatgaagaaaaaacaaatgacAAGAGGAATGATGAAGACAGTTTTCATGTAGAAAGAAGTAATGATAACAACACAGCAAACAAgttaaaggaaaataatttactaCCGAACCATGAGGTGGAGGAAAAAagtaagagaaaaaaaaaattagaaaagcaaaatattGATGATAACGGTAATGATAACAGTAATGAAAACAGtaatgattataataataattacaataatcataataataataataataatcataataataataatcataataataatcataatcataatagtattagtagtaataataataatcataatcataataacaataataacagtattagtagcaataataataaaaagagtaCTCGagtgaataataaaaaaacgaaattATTAACGGcagaaaatattttctgtatgaatattttacacaataatatgaacacattcgatgaagaagaagaggaCGAAGACGAAGAAGATGAAGagaaaaatttgaataaGTGTAGATGTAATGggaaaaattgtatatacttaacggatgaaataaattttaaatgtaattgTGAAGACTGTCCATTTGCAAATggttataaaaatttaattactgTAGATGATCCGTACATACAGTCCCATTTTGTACAACCTAATTTAGATATTTTAGGTTCTTGGGGAAGCAAGTGTTTTTTAGAAAGTATAGgattagatatatatgtaaaaggATATAGTGTTGCACTAAAAAATgagaacataaaaatatgtgtcAAGTTGAGTAAAAAGATACAAGAAGAATTATATGATTTGAGTAAAAgtgaaaaatacaaaaataataatttagttTATTTACTAAGAAATAAGGGAAGTGAGTTATTATCAAATACCCCCTTAACTATTGAAACGGATGAAATAGGAGGTATAGATGTATGGACATTACCAATATCTTTAGCaattagcaaaaaaaatagatatctCTTTTATTTAGTTTTAAAAGGAGGGGCAAAAGTTGATATATGGGATTATTTAGGTAAGTCCCCTCTATATATTGCATGCGAAAATGAGTGTAAAGAGTTTGTTGAAGTACTGCTagaagaaagaagaaaaaggaaaaagaaaaacaacaTCATACAGTATTGCTATAAGAGCCCCGCTACTACAGATAAAGATTCGACCCATGGTGATAATGCAAACAAGGACTCAAACAGGGATACAAATAAGGACCCAAACAAGGATACAAATAAGGACCCAAACAGGGATACAAATAAGGACTCAAACAGGGAGGAAAACGAGGAAATTAACAAGAACGAAGGATCTAATAATGTTACATTATCAAGTAGTACAGAACGGTATGAGTATAATGATCGTAATAGTAATGCAGAACGAAATAGTAGCAAATGCATAAATGAGGATCATAATGGTAACCCAGAAGAAAGGAAGAAGGATAGAACACATGAGAAGGGAACCATGAGTAAAGAATGTGTACAAGAAACTTTCAACGAGAAAAGGAACTCGCATGAAATGAATAGTGTTGTAAACGAAAGGGAGAGCACTACTTACGAGTTCGATGCATCAAAGTTGgatgcaataaaaaaaaatgataattgtAACACAATATGTGTATGCCCATATGGAAACATGTGTGATAGTTATTATGTTACTTATCCAATTGATATAGAGAATGGTTATATACCCTTAAACatagcaataaaaaaaaagaatttttcgATTGTTAGTTCATTAGTAAAAAGTggtgaaaatttaaatattatatgccCATATGTTAGAGATTATAAATCTCCTTTGTATTTAGCttgtgaaaataatataagtgaaattatacaattattattagaaaataaaGCAGATCCAAACTGGTGTtatcataataaatttaCTCCTATATTATTagcatataatttaaataaagcaTGGGTTAATCATTTTATTGATGCAGGAGCAGGAGAAAAAGTATGTAATAGACACATATTAACTGAAGTTTTATCATGTGCAATATTTAAGAATGATTTATCAACagtacaattattattaaaaaaatacccGCAATTATTACAAAAAGGACATAATTTATGGTCTCTACCATTTATACAAGCAGCTAAATTAGAAAGATTAAACatactaaaatatttatattctttaaaaaaagatattataaaCCAGTTCGATTCTAATATTGTGTTATCACCAATACATGCTGCAGCGGAAGAAGGAAATatagatattttaaaatttctactTGAAAATGATGTTAATATAAacttaacaaataaatttcatCAAAATGCATTACATATTGCATGTTTGGAAAATCAAGAAAAAGTAGTACAACTTTTATTATGTCATAATATAGACGTGAACTGtaaagataatataaatggAGAGTGCCCATTAATGATATGTATTAGAacaagaaatgaaaaattagcCCAGCTGATATTAAAcgaaagtaaaaatattaattataaccTTACAAATATACACGGAGAAACTTCACTCATTTATTCTATATTCTATGGATTATATGATATAGCTGATATATTAATGACAAGAGGAGCAGATGTATCTGTTCGAGATATCAATGGTGATAAGTCATACAACGTTGCATGTGAAAGGGTCTTATCGCACAGAACTTGTAAGAGGGTTTTAAAAAAGTTCCTTAAATTGTATAGGtcacaaaataaaaactttttaccaaaaaaaaataaaattaacaaaaaaaataaattttaccaGTCCTACCAAAGCATAAACCAGAGTTTCTTAAGTATATTTCgcataaaaaaggaaaaacaaaaaaaaaaggcaataTCTTATTCCATAGACGATGCAAGGGTTCACTGA
- the PmUG01_11036600 gene encoding conserved Plasmodium protein, unknown function codes for MEREIECQTEALNLSEEINISEKINDLLVAYAKSIILHNPAKNDENEYVIKKKIYEWSKEYFKKLYDENEGKNTNLDNDCDVKYDPSATSTESNAIKDQIKKEMTRVNFNRNS; via the coding sequence atggaGCGAGAAATAGAATGCCAAACGGAAGCCCTTAACTTATCAGAGGAAATAAACATttctgaaaaaataaatgactTATTAGTTGCTTATgcaaaaagtataatattgCATAATCCAGCTAAGAATGACGAAAATGagtatgtaataaaaaaaaaaatatacgaatGGTCGaaggaatattttaaaaaattatatgatgaaaatgaagGTAAAAATACAAATCTTGACAATGATTGTGATGTGAAATATGACCCCAGTGCTACTTCTACAGAGAGTAACGCAATAAAAGatcaaattaaaaaggaGATGACGAGGGTAAATTTTAATAGGAAcagttaa